The following are from one region of the Chitinivibrionales bacterium genome:
- a CDS encoding MdtA/MuxA family multidrug efflux RND transporter periplasmic adaptor subunit, which produces MIRLRKALRLAEAFGVAGLCTLFFCGRQAQQEQTGGHGAWKAGAGGPQQAVPVVASKAYVGDIHVYITGMGSVTPLQTVTVKTRVDGELVQVLFREGQAIRKGDLLAVIDPRPFEAQVTQAVGQLARDRALLANARIDLSRYVDLIKQNAIPEQQLATQQALVQQYEGTVTLDSGILANARVQLSYCRITAPASGKAGLRLVDPGNIVHAADPNGIVVITQLQPISVVFSIPEDNVQRLLAKIRSNGFPEVKAFDRSEKTQLAQGRLVSMDNEIDPSTGTVRCKAEFANQDNQLFPGQFVNAHMLLDVQEKTVIVPQAAVQKGPQGTFVYLVRPDRSVSVQQVAVGPSEGDLTAIDTGVSAGDLAVVEGADRLHEGAKVLMPDTSRAVARAAGASDRKHGRRQEPH; this is translated from the coding sequence ATGATTCGGTTGCGTAAAGCGCTTCGCCTTGCCGAAGCGTTCGGCGTGGCCGGATTGTGCACGCTGTTTTTCTGCGGCCGACAGGCGCAACAGGAGCAAACCGGCGGCCACGGTGCCTGGAAAGCCGGCGCCGGCGGCCCGCAGCAGGCGGTACCCGTTGTCGCCTCAAAGGCCTATGTTGGCGACATCCACGTATATATCACCGGCATGGGCTCGGTCACGCCGCTGCAGACCGTCACGGTGAAGACCAGGGTCGACGGCGAGCTGGTGCAGGTGCTCTTCCGGGAGGGCCAAGCCATTCGCAAAGGAGATCTTCTCGCCGTGATCGACCCACGACCGTTTGAAGCGCAGGTCACACAGGCCGTTGGGCAATTGGCCCGCGATCGCGCCCTCCTGGCAAACGCCAGGATAGACCTGAGCCGGTACGTGGACTTGATAAAACAGAACGCAATCCCGGAACAGCAGCTCGCCACGCAGCAGGCGCTCGTGCAGCAGTACGAAGGCACCGTTACGCTCGACAGCGGCATCCTTGCCAACGCACGGGTCCAGCTTTCGTATTGCAGGATCACGGCCCCTGCCTCGGGCAAGGCTGGGCTGCGCCTGGTTGACCCCGGAAACATCGTCCACGCCGCTGATCCAAACGGCATCGTGGTGATCACCCAGTTGCAGCCGATCAGCGTGGTGTTTTCCATTCCCGAAGACAATGTCCAGCGCCTGCTGGCGAAGATCAGGTCAAACGGTTTTCCGGAAGTAAAAGCCTTTGACCGTAGCGAGAAGACGCAACTGGCGCAGGGGAGACTCGTCTCCATGGATAACGAGATCGACCCGTCGACGGGAACGGTGCGGTGCAAGGCGGAGTTTGCGAACCAGGACAACCAGTTGTTCCCCGGCCAGTTTGTGAATGCGCATATGCTGCTGGATGTTCAGGAGAAAACGGTGATAGTTCCGCAGGCGGCCGTGCAGAAGGGGCCGCAGGGGACGTTCGTGTATCTCGTCCGTCCGGACCGTTCGGTTTCGGTCCAGCAGGTTGCGGTCGGGCCGTCCGAAGGCGACCTGACGGCCATCGATACTGGCGTCAGCGCGGGAGACCTTGCGGTTGTAGAGGGAGCCGACCGGTTGCACGAGGGCGCAAAAGTGCTGATGCCGGACACCTCCCGTGCCGTCGCGCGCGCCGCCGGTGCATCGGATCGCAAGCACGGCCGGCGGCAGGAACCTCATTGA
- the galT gene encoding galactose-1-phosphate uridylyltransferase: MSEIRQNLISREWVIIATERAKRPDHFLKPSVKKTPASHVPDCPFCTGNEEKNTPGETYRHSDDNGWKVRVVPNRYPTLVSEGDRVRSVNGIYRTVSGVGIHEVIIEHPAHNLTIALMSQNEVADILRAYRSRYREIRKDPRIECIIIFKNHGEAAGASLEHPHSQLVATPIVPSQVRDRIQDAIHFLDNTGECVFCNMLRLELAAKERIVHESNHFVAFVPFAALSPFHLWLFPRRHTSSFDDISDQEIDDLALNLKTVLAKLYHGLGNPDFNYCIRSVPTDEHQSEYFHWYLAIIPKVIRTAGFELGSGIFVNTALPEASAKFLREVSPAGDDG; encoded by the coding sequence ATGTCGGAGATACGCCAAAATCTGATCAGCCGCGAATGGGTGATCATCGCCACGGAGCGCGCCAAGCGTCCGGACCATTTCCTCAAGCCCAGCGTTAAAAAAACGCCGGCGTCCCACGTGCCCGATTGCCCGTTCTGCACCGGGAACGAGGAAAAAAATACGCCCGGTGAGACCTACCGCCACAGCGATGACAACGGCTGGAAGGTGCGGGTGGTCCCCAACCGGTACCCGACCCTGGTCAGCGAAGGCGATCGGGTCCGCAGCGTGAACGGTATCTACCGCACCGTGAGCGGCGTGGGCATCCATGAGGTGATTATCGAACACCCGGCTCACAACCTGACCATCGCGCTCATGAGCCAGAACGAGGTGGCCGACATACTCCGGGCGTACCGGAGCCGCTACAGGGAGATCCGCAAAGATCCGCGCATCGAATGCATCATCATCTTCAAGAACCATGGGGAAGCGGCCGGCGCCTCCTTGGAACATCCCCATTCCCAGCTGGTGGCAACGCCCATTGTCCCTTCGCAGGTGCGCGACCGCATTCAGGACGCCATTCACTTTCTGGACAATACCGGTGAATGCGTCTTCTGCAATATGCTCAGATTGGAACTGGCGGCCAAGGAGCGGATCGTCCACGAGAGCAACCATTTTGTGGCGTTCGTTCCCTTCGCGGCACTGTCGCCCTTCCATCTGTGGCTGTTTCCCAGACGCCACACCTCCTCGTTCGACGATATTTCAGACCAGGAGATCGACGACCTGGCGCTCAATCTCAAGACCGTACTCGCGAAGTTGTACCACGGCTTGGGCAATCCCGATTTCAACTATTGCATCCGCTCGGTCCCCACCGACGAACACCAGAGCGAGTATTTTCACTGGTATCTGGCCATCATCCCCAAGGTGATCCGGACGGCCGGGTTCGAACTCGGCAGCGGCATTTTCGTCAATACGGCTTTGCCGGAGGCAAGCGCAAAATTCCTGCGGGAAGTTTCTCCCGCCGGTGACGACGGTTAA
- a CDS encoding DUF4412 domain-containing protein, which produces MIRRAVMVLALPALIVAQEKPFVGQFTADMIQIVKGKPDSQKISVNRDRMRVEKKNKKGATTVIIMRFDKGVTWTLMEKNQYMEMAGVSAKDVPTIKEKSEDVAEIKKLGEETVNGYPCEKTLCVFKDKSLGEVTQWISKKLMFAVKSETRRGGKVESSSELKNIKEGAPADSVFEIPPGYTKFEMPAGIGDMMKGIVPAAK; this is translated from the coding sequence ATGATTCGTAGAGCCGTGATGGTGCTGGCGCTTCCGGCCCTGATAGTCGCCCAGGAAAAACCGTTCGTGGGCCAATTCACCGCCGACATGATCCAGATCGTGAAGGGAAAGCCGGATTCGCAGAAGATTTCGGTGAACAGGGACCGCATGCGCGTTGAGAAAAAAAACAAAAAGGGCGCGACGACCGTCATCATCATGCGTTTTGACAAGGGCGTCACGTGGACGCTCATGGAGAAGAATCAATACATGGAGATGGCCGGCGTGTCGGCGAAGGACGTTCCCACGATAAAGGAGAAGTCGGAAGACGTCGCGGAAATCAAGAAACTCGGCGAGGAGACCGTCAACGGCTATCCGTGCGAAAAGACCCTCTGCGTTTTCAAGGACAAATCGCTCGGCGAAGTCACGCAGTGGATTTCAAAAAAGCTCATGTTCGCGGTGAAGTCGGAGACAAGGCGCGGCGGGAAGGTGGAATCGTCCAGCGAGCTTAAAAACATAAAAGAAGGCGCTCCGGCGGACTCGGTCTTCGAGATTCCGCCCGGCTATACAAAATTCGAAATGCCCGCGGGGATCGGCGACATGATGAAGGGAATAGTACCGGCGGCAAAGTAA
- a CDS encoding T9SS type A sorting domain-containing protein yields MTAVTNRHGASGDDVSARKHFFFFNLVFKIKSMYYYEVTSPLPSENRGTHENRFNGAQVSTSKPLFVWHPVTGATSYKIEFADNSAFTGCYSVPVNDTAYQAGVGLSAGMWYWHVSCSRNLGLFSPADSLMIPVTAVRNKDLNARTSHFIVARTGGKISIMDTRDGLEKTRAALYDLQGNLLRKAGFTGRKIIMEAPELPSGPYLLEIQNGGERIITKIMFR; encoded by the coding sequence GTGACGGCCGTCACAAATCGGCATGGCGCATCAGGCGATGATGTTTCGGCCAGAAAACACTTTTTCTTCTTCAATCTTGTCTTTAAAATAAAGAGTATGTATTATTATGAGGTAACATCACCATTACCGTCCGAAAATAGGGGGACGCATGAAAACCGCTTCAACGGCGCCCAGGTCTCGACATCAAAACCATTGTTCGTCTGGCATCCTGTCACGGGCGCGACATCATACAAGATCGAATTTGCCGACAACAGCGCCTTCACGGGATGCTATTCCGTGCCGGTAAACGACACGGCGTACCAGGCAGGGGTCGGTCTTTCGGCCGGGATGTGGTACTGGCACGTGAGCTGCAGCAGGAACCTTGGCCTGTTCAGCCCCGCCGACAGCCTGATGATACCGGTGACGGCGGTGCGAAACAAAGACCTGAATGCGCGAACCAGTCATTTCATCGTTGCCCGTACCGGCGGAAAAATTTCAATCATGGACACGCGGGATGGTTTGGAAAAAACCCGGGCGGCATTGTATGACCTGCAAGGAAATCTGCTCAGGAAAGCAGGATTTACAGGCCGGAAAATCATCATGGAGGCGCCGGAACTGCCCTCCGGACCCTATCTCCTTGAGATACAAAACGGCGGCGAGAGGATCATAACCAAAATAATGTTCAGATAA
- a CDS encoding glycoside hydrolase family 30 beta sandwich domain-containing protein, whose protein sequence is MRLTLSRILVFLVTLVFSLNAAVAISGTVKDQATQAPIQGAIVSLADTGLTCISDQNGFYSFGGPVSAGPMALPSPEINRPFLSGANLTFSVRDVSSRVRVGLYTLGGRLAGSFFDKQLTQGEYRINPFLGRPSSQICLLRVQVGNSVTCIKTPFLSGTGSTAGIFQRTGNLVKRQSLSKASAAVDSIFSWAVGYNAGKLGISTLTGTYDITLSRTVPAGQVQVLQTSQAGDQLAAQPALSFAADDGSLLPTLTVTPATTYQTIYGFGAAFTECAVYNLCKVTPARKAAVLNDFFNPYTGAGFSLMRAAINSCDFSLAMYDYDGTTNDYGLANFDMSHDMKWMIPSIKQALHVPGANFKLFGSPWAPPAWMKTSDNRLGAAGGGGGTLRTDCYNSWANYFVKYINTMKANGIPVWGITIQNEPAYDAYWEACVYSAAQERDFLKNALGPVFDTNKIDAKIMIWDHNKDLIVDWANTILGDAAAAKYAWGVAYHRYAGDLFQNLDTTHNNFPTYPLIATECSVRDTWTEAERMAHEIIGDLNNWSSGYLTWNLDTDYSGGPYHNRPEPGSCVGPIVLDSATDSMKIFPNYYYMTHFSKYFQPGAVRVLSALTGSTLEITACKNADGCIVVNALNKGDAAVPFKIKQGTQIIKPTIAAHALMSFIYF, encoded by the coding sequence ATGCGTTTAACGTTATCCCGCATTCTTGTTTTTCTTGTCACCCTTGTTTTTTCCCTCAACGCGGCGGTCGCGATCTCCGGCACGGTAAAAGACCAAGCCACGCAGGCTCCGATCCAGGGCGCCATCGTCAGTCTCGCGGACACCGGGCTCACCTGCATTTCAGACCAAAACGGCTTTTACTCGTTCGGCGGCCCTGTTTCGGCCGGCCCCATGGCGCTGCCCTCCCCGGAAATCAACAGGCCATTCCTCTCAGGCGCCAACCTCACGTTCAGCGTCAGGGACGTCTCATCGCGGGTGCGCGTGGGCCTCTACACCCTCGGCGGCAGGCTTGCCGGTTCTTTTTTCGACAAGCAACTGACGCAGGGCGAATACCGCATCAACCCGTTCCTGGGCAGGCCGTCTTCCCAGATCTGCCTGCTGCGCGTGCAGGTCGGTAACAGCGTCACCTGCATCAAAACGCCTTTTCTCTCCGGCACCGGAAGCACCGCGGGGATTTTCCAGAGGACCGGCAACCTTGTCAAACGGCAATCGTTGTCAAAGGCCTCGGCCGCGGTCGATTCGATCTTCTCCTGGGCCGTGGGCTACAACGCGGGAAAGCTGGGCATCAGCACTCTGACCGGCACCTACGACATCACGCTGTCGCGCACCGTTCCCGCCGGACAGGTGCAGGTGCTCCAGACGTCGCAGGCAGGCGACCAGCTCGCGGCGCAGCCCGCCCTTTCCTTTGCCGCAGACGACGGCTCGTTGCTTCCCACGCTCACCGTGACCCCGGCCACCACGTACCAGACCATCTACGGGTTCGGCGCCGCGTTTACCGAATGCGCGGTATACAACCTCTGCAAGGTCACCCCGGCGAGAAAGGCCGCGGTGCTCAATGATTTCTTCAACCCCTACACGGGCGCGGGCTTCTCGCTCATGCGCGCCGCGATCAACAGCTGCGACTTTTCCCTGGCCATGTACGACTACGACGGGACGACCAACGATTACGGCCTTGCAAACTTCGACATGAGCCACGACATGAAATGGATGATCCCCAGCATCAAGCAGGCCCTGCACGTTCCGGGCGCCAATTTCAAGCTGTTCGGCTCGCCGTGGGCGCCGCCGGCCTGGATGAAAACGTCGGACAATAGGCTGGGCGCCGCGGGCGGCGGCGGCGGCACCCTGCGCACGGACTGTTATAATTCATGGGCCAACTATTTTGTCAAGTACATCAACACGATGAAGGCCAACGGCATCCCCGTCTGGGGCATCACCATCCAGAACGAGCCGGCCTACGACGCCTACTGGGAAGCGTGCGTCTATTCGGCGGCGCAGGAAAGGGACTTTCTCAAGAACGCGCTCGGCCCGGTGTTCGACACCAACAAGATTGACGCGAAAATAATGATCTGGGACCACAACAAGGACCTGATCGTCGATTGGGCCAACACCATCCTCGGCGACGCCGCCGCGGCAAAATACGCCTGGGGCGTGGCGTACCACCGGTACGCGGGCGATTTGTTCCAGAACCTAGACACCACCCATAATAATTTCCCCACGTATCCCTTGATCGCCACCGAATGCAGCGTGCGTGACACCTGGACCGAGGCCGAGCGCATGGCCCACGAGATCATCGGCGATCTCAACAACTGGTCGAGCGGGTATCTCACGTGGAACCTGGACACCGATTACAGCGGCGGGCCGTACCACAACAGGCCCGAGCCCGGCAGCTGCGTGGGCCCCATCGTGCTCGATTCGGCGACCGACAGCATGAAAATCTTTCCGAATTATTATTATATGACGCATTTCAGCAAATACTTCCAGCCCGGCGCCGTGCGCGTGCTGAGCGCACTCACGGGGTCAACGCTGGAAATCACCGCGTGCAAAAATGCCGACGGTTGCATCGTGGTGAACGCGCTGAACAAGGGGGACGCGGCGGTGCCGTTCAAGATCAAGCAGGGCACGCAGATCATCAAGCCCACGATCGCGGCGCACGCGTTGATGAGTTTTATTTATTTCTAG
- a CDS encoding NAD-dependent epimerase/dehydratase family protein yields MKTIVTGASGHVGANLVRKLLEQKRPVTCLVRSSDGALKGLPVEIVKGDVRDPASLAKAFAGASTVFHCAARIGITGGGWKTIKQINIDGVANVVEACLKNNVRRLVHFSSIHAFDPYPHGEPLNETRRKVSSPHAPPYDRSKAAGEQEVRRGIAQGLDAVILNPTGIIGPNDFHGSFLGRIVKQIGRGRMPIGVRGGFNWVDVRDVVDAALGAEAKGVRGEQYLVPGHWVSIGDMARVIDGMQGRKTMWLLSPLWLAAIGAPFAEWWCRLCAREPLYTSVSIATLKNGHKNISRDKASAAFGYCPRPFEETIRDTLAWYRENKLLD; encoded by the coding sequence ATGAAAACAATCGTTACCGGCGCAAGCGGCCATGTGGGCGCGAATCTCGTTAGAAAATTATTGGAGCAAAAACGCCCGGTGACCTGTCTTGTCCGGTCGTCCGACGGGGCGCTCAAGGGGCTGCCTGTTGAAATTGTCAAGGGAGACGTGCGCGATCCCGCGAGCCTGGCGAAGGCGTTTGCCGGCGCGTCAACCGTGTTTCACTGTGCGGCCCGCATCGGCATCACCGGCGGCGGATGGAAAACCATCAAGCAGATCAATATTGACGGCGTGGCAAACGTGGTGGAGGCATGTCTGAAAAACAATGTTCGCAGGCTCGTGCATTTCAGCTCCATCCACGCGTTCGACCCGTATCCGCATGGCGAGCCGCTCAACGAGACGCGGCGAAAGGTCTCCTCGCCGCACGCGCCGCCCTACGACCGTTCAAAAGCGGCGGGCGAACAGGAAGTGCGGCGCGGCATTGCACAAGGTCTTGACGCGGTGATACTCAATCCCACCGGCATCATCGGCCCGAACGATTTCCACGGTTCGTTCTTGGGCCGCATCGTGAAGCAGATCGGCCGGGGAAGAATGCCGATCGGCGTGAGGGGCGGTTTCAACTGGGTTGATGTCCGCGATGTCGTGGACGCCGCGCTGGGGGCCGAGGCTAAGGGCGTCCGGGGCGAGCAATACCTGGTTCCCGGCCATTGGGTCTCGATCGGCGACATGGCGCGGGTCATCGACGGGATGCAGGGGCGAAAAACGATGTGGCTGCTCAGCCCGCTGTGGCTCGCCGCAATCGGCGCGCCGTTTGCTGAATGGTGGTGCAGGCTTTGCGCGCGGGAACCTCTTTACACATCGGTATCAATCGCAACGTTGAAGAACGGCCACAAAAATATTTCCCGCGACAAGGCGTCCGCCGCCTTCGGCTATTGTCCCCGTCCCTTCGAGGAAACGATCCGCGACACGCTGGCCTGGTACCGGGAAAACAAGCTGCTTGACTAA
- a CDS encoding nitroreductase family protein, with protein sequence MSSMIELIRRRVSVRTYDPMPLSDEQKASIRNICQSNTIGTFGNKCRLELIDLAEAEKAGPRRFGTYGFIKGARLFIAGVTTPAARAFLDFGYCFEKAVLELTGLGLGTCWMALTFNRQGFAKKAGLRDGEKLVIVSPVGIPSGKRSLVDVLIKITNRSRVRKPWRELFFDGDGNKPLTQGAAGRYAEALECVRLAPSGVNYQPWRIIRETPRDTFHFYAKRADAKARGELHAGIAMANFECAAQELGLKGAWRIIDGKEMPGADYFVSWIGE encoded by the coding sequence ATGTCATCTATGATTGAATTAATCCGCCGCCGCGTCTCGGTCCGCACCTATGATCCCATGCCGCTTTCTGATGAGCAGAAGGCCTCAATAAGGAACATCTGCCAAAGCAATACCATCGGTACGTTCGGCAATAAATGCCGCCTGGAACTCATTGACCTTGCCGAAGCGGAAAAAGCCGGGCCGCGCCGTTTCGGCACCTACGGATTCATCAAGGGGGCGCGGCTGTTCATCGCCGGCGTGACAACGCCTGCCGCCCGCGCGTTTTTGGATTTCGGGTATTGTTTTGAAAAGGCGGTACTCGAATTGACCGGCCTCGGCCTCGGAACGTGCTGGATGGCGCTCACGTTCAACAGGCAGGGTTTTGCGAAAAAGGCCGGACTGAGGGACGGCGAGAAGCTGGTGATCGTGTCGCCCGTGGGCATTCCCTCGGGAAAAAGGTCGCTGGTGGACGTGTTGATTAAAATCACCAACCGGTCGCGGGTAAGAAAACCCTGGCGCGAGCTTTTCTTCGACGGCGATGGGAATAAACCGCTCACGCAGGGAGCGGCAGGCAGGTACGCCGAAGCGCTGGAATGCGTTCGCCTCGCGCCGTCGGGCGTCAATTACCAGCCGTGGCGCATCATACGGGAGACGCCGCGCGATACCTTCCATTTCTATGCCAAACGGGCGGACGCGAAGGCCAGGGGCGAGCTGCACGCCGGCATCGCCATGGCCAACTTCGAGTGCGCCGCGCAGGAACTCGGCCTCAAGGGCGCGTGGCGGATCATTGACGGAAAGGAAATGCCGGGCGCGGATTATTTCGTGAGCTGGATCGGCGAATGA
- a CDS encoding OmpA family protein: MANQHLQRALALIAVLGCLWFSWAAQEEKSDEGPNPTFTADATRGLVHTPSAETVGAGRLSFSVFGSWYKQQIGYTLTPNAGSNIIVGTGAFSFGINPWFDVFGQVNGFGSVDYKSSPAAGLGAVQAGVMGALPLPEASPFHLGAQASIVGGTSFNQLDSNAADGFDYFETRTGYDFIGRVLESAVFGTEEKSFKIHLNEGAVYSLQKDKKAQLLLGLGLQGNVHEIITLGLEVNSLTFLNNVAFKTDPVMVTPSIVFRTPFYMNFLLGADIAASQARPSGQPRALEPYRVFAGIDFTFDLLAGKRKADREAQRKAELDREEQTRKAAHLQEVADGLAKKVIADSIAAAQAREAEKRRADSLAAKSKRDSMELADTKKRLSDEVSKRSDMEKQLLSTGLLILDAVYFETGKTEISINSKPYLNIIGKMLLKYPKLQLEVGGHTDNIGKYEANKRLSNARAESVRSYLVSVAPELASRLSAAGYGPDVPKADNRSAAGRKINRRVELQVMNKEVLKEYNQ; this comes from the coding sequence ATGGCGAATCAACATCTACAACGGGCGCTCGCGTTGATTGCAGTCCTGGGATGCCTGTGGTTTTCATGGGCGGCGCAGGAGGAAAAAAGCGACGAAGGCCCCAATCCGACCTTTACCGCAGACGCGACCCGCGGCCTTGTCCATACGCCTTCGGCCGAGACCGTGGGCGCGGGCAGGCTGTCGTTTTCCGTTTTCGGGAGCTGGTATAAACAGCAGATCGGTTATACGCTCACGCCCAACGCAGGTTCAAACATCATCGTGGGCACCGGCGCGTTTTCATTCGGCATCAACCCCTGGTTTGACGTGTTCGGCCAGGTAAACGGGTTCGGCTCGGTCGATTACAAAAGCAGCCCGGCGGCCGGGCTCGGCGCTGTTCAGGCCGGCGTCATGGGCGCGCTGCCGCTCCCGGAAGCGTCCCCTTTTCACCTGGGCGCGCAGGCCTCCATTGTCGGCGGCACTTCGTTCAACCAGCTCGACTCGAACGCCGCAGACGGTTTCGATTATTTTGAGACGCGCACCGGGTACGATTTCATAGGGCGGGTGCTTGAGTCGGCCGTGTTCGGGACCGAGGAGAAGTCGTTTAAAATCCACCTCAACGAGGGCGCGGTGTATTCCCTGCAAAAGGACAAAAAGGCCCAACTGCTGCTCGGGCTCGGGCTCCAGGGAAACGTGCATGAGATCATCACCCTGGGACTGGAGGTAAATTCCCTGACCTTTTTGAACAATGTCGCGTTCAAGACCGACCCGGTCATGGTGACGCCGTCGATCGTCTTCCGCACGCCCTTTTACATGAATTTCCTGCTCGGCGCCGACATCGCCGCGTCCCAGGCAAGGCCGTCGGGCCAGCCGCGCGCGCTCGAGCCGTACCGGGTTTTCGCCGGCATCGATTTCACCTTCGACCTTCTTGCCGGAAAAAGAAAGGCCGACCGCGAGGCGCAGCGCAAGGCGGAACTTGACAGAGAGGAACAGACGAGGAAGGCCGCGCACCTGCAGGAGGTCGCCGACGGCCTTGCCAAGAAGGTGATCGCGGATTCCATTGCCGCGGCCCAGGCGCGCGAAGCGGAAAAACGTCGGGCCGATTCGCTCGCGGCGAAGTCGAAGCGCGATTCGATGGAGCTTGCCGACACCAAGAAGCGTCTCAGCGACGAGGTGTCGAAGCGCTCCGACATGGAAAAGCAGCTGCTCTCCACCGGCCTTCTCATCCTCGACGCGGTGTATTTTGAGACCGGCAAAACCGAGATTTCCATAAACTCGAAACCGTATCTCAACATCATCGGCAAGATGCTGCTCAAATATCCCAAGCTCCAGCTCGAAGTGGGCGGCCACACCGACAATATAGGCAAGTACGAGGCCAACAAGCGCCTGAGCAACGCGCGCGCGGAATCGGTGCGCAGTTACCTGGTAAGCGTCGCGCCCGAGCTTGCCTCGCGCCTCTCGGCCGCCGGATACGGCCCCGACGTTCCCAAGGCAGACAACAGGAGCGCGGCAGGAAGAAAGATCAACCGCAGGGTCGAGCTGCAGGTGATGAACAAGGAAGTGCTGAAGGAATATAACCAGTAA
- the waaF gene encoding lipopolysaccharide heptosyltransferase II: MAKELVIMPNWLGDCVLALSVVHRKITMQHTSLTLLVPQPLVPLCAALCGHPIIPINRSTREGYVTALDEVRKQRFDAVYVLPPSFSSALFAFRTRIKKRRGISGEWRRPLLTSPLPRSLRNVSSHLTYEYAMVLETDYVPPEYWQGVKLDKHDDYAGRIVFCPGSKYGPAKQWNGFPALAELLPGKEIVVLGDEGDAAAAEAVEAAGPERVKNLAGKTSLVEAARIISHARVVVANDSGLMHCAGFTGTPVVGIFGSTAPAWTRPLGAKVRIAHVKTDCSPCFKRTCRYNDNHCLTRITPDLVLGLMHQLVPEKL; this comes from the coding sequence ATGGCAAAAGAACTCGTGATCATGCCGAACTGGCTGGGCGACTGCGTCCTGGCGCTCTCGGTGGTCCACCGGAAGATCACCATGCAGCACACCAGCCTCACCCTTCTCGTGCCCCAGCCCCTTGTCCCCCTGTGTGCCGCGCTGTGCGGCCATCCCATCATCCCCATCAACCGCAGCACCCGCGAAGGATACGTTACCGCACTTGACGAGGTGCGAAAGCAGCGGTTCGACGCGGTGTACGTGCTGCCGCCCTCGTTCTCGTCCGCGCTGTTCGCCTTCCGGACGCGGATAAAAAAGCGGCGCGGCATTTCGGGCGAATGGCGCAGGCCGCTGCTCACGAGCCCGCTGCCGCGCTCGCTGCGCAACGTTTCGAGCCACCTCACTTACGAATACGCCATGGTGCTCGAAACCGATTACGTGCCGCCCGAATACTGGCAGGGCGTCAAGCTTGACAAGCACGACGATTACGCGGGACGCATCGTGTTCTGCCCCGGCTCCAAGTACGGACCGGCAAAACAGTGGAACGGGTTCCCCGCGCTCGCCGAGCTTTTGCCCGGCAAGGAAATCGTGGTGCTCGGCGACGAGGGCGACGCCGCGGCGGCCGAGGCCGTGGAGGCGGCCGGTCCCGAACGCGTGAAAAACCTCGCGGGCAAGACCTCGCTCGTGGAGGCGGCGCGCATCATTTCCCACGCCAGGGTGGTGGTCGCCAACGATTCCGGCCTCATGCACTGCGCCGGATTCACGGGAACGCCCGTGGTGGGGATCTTCGGCTCCACCGCGCCCGCCTGGACCCGCCCCCTGGGCGCCAAGGTAAGAATCGCGCATGTCAAGACCGACTGCTCCCCCTGCTTCAAGCGCACCTGCCGGTACAATGACAACCACTGCCTCACCCGCATCACGCCGGACCTGGTGCTGGGGCTGATGCATCAGTTAGTACCGGAAAAACTTTAA